One genomic segment of Desulfomicrobium sp. ZS1 includes these proteins:
- a CDS encoding plasmid recombination protein: MTLSVSVRIEPVSAQKYEAQRNHDLRISPPDYIALERSKMNSIPRMPPTLNKIHKINKILKQKAKFKASKMLQKAEKGSKKYEIAKKAVMAARQGYNELGNVAFIGIITFSIKAQIIINKLSYKDQDIRYMFAAYRVAEELGSKAMYLTAHRDECSPHAHFAITAVGVNGRKLDPKRGDCSRLQDVVAEIYADLGLRRGIYKAQRIRSGENRSKIIHETVSQLHARLPIDLANAQRNVSKARNKFNKIRIKIIEEQFKNDVNLKKMKYELAKIQYHIDELNSDKESILKIIEIKKNESQIIMNQLNEMKIRKEDLEKQNKSIEQLNKKNKIEMLKSDIKIPAYEAIVEYIKINNSDILDLEWKNFVIDLISDNDVSIKEINEVFEGSPLQNKISEACSEIEAKSILSLKPGL, encoded by the coding sequence ATGACACTCTCAGTCAGTGTACGAATTGAACCTGTATCAGCTCAAAAGTATGAAGCGCAGCGAAATCATGATTTGAGGATAAGTCCGCCTGATTATATTGCCCTGGAACGTTCAAAAATGAATTCAATCCCTAGAATGCCTCCAACTTTAAATAAAATTCATAAAATTAACAAAATTTTAAAACAAAAAGCAAAATTCAAAGCATCAAAAATGTTACAGAAGGCTGAAAAAGGATCAAAAAAATACGAAATTGCAAAAAAAGCTGTTATGGCTGCACGACAAGGATATAATGAGCTTGGAAACGTAGCATTTATAGGGATAATCACATTCAGTATTAAGGCTCAGATTATTATAAATAAGCTTTCTTATAAAGATCAAGATATCAGATATATGTTTGCTGCTTATAGAGTAGCTGAAGAGCTTGGATCAAAAGCGATGTATTTAACAGCGCATAGAGATGAATGTTCTCCACACGCCCATTTTGCAATAACAGCTGTAGGTGTGAATGGTCGAAAGTTGGACCCAAAGCGTGGAGATTGTAGCCGACTGCAAGACGTTGTCGCAGAAATTTATGCGGATTTAGGTTTACGTCGTGGAATATATAAAGCACAGCGAATACGATCTGGTGAAAATAGGAGTAAGATTATTCATGAAACAGTTTCGCAACTCCACGCCAGGCTTCCTATAGATCTTGCCAATGCTCAGCGGAATGTTAGTAAAGCTCGAAATAAGTTTAATAAAATTCGAATAAAGATAATAGAAGAGCAATTTAAAAATGATGTTAACTTAAAAAAAATGAAATACGAGCTTGCTAAAATTCAATATCATATTGATGAATTGAATTCTGACAAAGAATCAATATTAAAAATAATTGAAATAAAAAAAAATGAATCTCAAATAATTATGAATCAATTGAATGAGATGAAGATTAGGAAAGAAGATTTAGAAAAACAAAATAAATCTATTGAGCAATTGAACAAGAAAAATAAAATTGAAATGTTAAAAAGTGATATAAAAATTCCTGCTTATGAAGCAATTGTAGAATATATTAAAATAAATAATAGCGATATTTTAGATTTAGAGTGGAAAAATTTCGTAATTGATTTAATAAGTGATAATGATGTTAGCATTAAAGAAATTAATGAGGTATTTGAAGGATCTCCATTGCAAAATAAAATATCAGAGGCATGTTCTGAAATTGAAGCGAAGAGTATCCTTTCCTTAAAACCGGGCCTTTGA
- a CDS encoding MucR family transcriptional regulator: protein MEDYLKQAIEIVKAQASVRNMNEDEITSMIKALASSIRGVADGVAPTVETEPAVDPKNAIREKSVFCCECGKSFKVLTKRHLATHGLTPEQYREKYGYKKGTSLVAKSLARSRRKTMQDMKLWEKRKKAHKAE from the coding sequence ATGGAAGATTATCTTAAGCAAGCAATCGAGATCGTAAAAGCCCAGGCATCTGTCCGGAACATGAACGAGGATGAGATCACATCCATGATCAAAGCTTTGGCCAGCAGCATTCGCGGAGTCGCTGACGGTGTTGCGCCAACTGTCGAAACCGAACCCGCTGTCGACCCAAAAAACGCCATTAGAGAGAAAAGCGTCTTCTGCTGCGAGTGTGGAAAGTCATTCAAAGTTTTGACGAAGCGCCATCTGGCCACACACGGACTTACTCCTGAGCAGTACAGGGAAAAATACGGCTACAAGAAAGGTACTTCACTCGTGGCAAAATCTTTGGCCCGAAGCCGCCGGAAAACCATGCAGGACATGAAGTTGTGGGAGAAGCGCAAAAAGGCTCACAAGGCCGAATAA
- a CDS encoding DNA methyltransferase, translating to MADIAEFIARWSNSHGSERGNSQRFLTEFISVLELPPMPTHADNVPGYEFEHSVPYKDDENKTHDLRIDLYKRGCFVLESKQGIEVREKTPLEHIVARPAKAGTKRGTSAWDRLMDRAFHQAEDYVRRLPATEGRPPFIIVIDVGFSFDIYAEFSRTGGLYAPYPAPGKHRFSLADLAKPEVAAMFKAIWDDPLSLDPSRRSAKVTREIAAHLAELAKSLEGDHAPDDVSAFLMRCLFTMFAEDVGLLPEKCFQKILENGLSKPEGFAPTAQDLWHAMNIGGWSVAIQDKLLRFNGGIFADPLALPLSRIQIEVLLKAAKADWREVEPAIFGTLLERALDPHERHKLGAHFTPRAYVERLVAPTLITPLREEWRSVQAAAAMAAEDGDTGKALKIVTAFQKKLCLLRILDPACGTGNFLYVSFELLKRLEAEVIQEEARYGAQGRLLMEGAHVDPHQFLGLELNSRAARIAEMVLWIGYLQWHFRTHGHTPPSEPIIRAFRNIESRDAILAFDSWEYRADKNGKPEMRWDGRSTKTDPVTGREIPDPEKTLPDMVFKNPRPASWPEADFILGNPPFLGGSSKRGILGQGYFEALAKAYPELPESCDLVMYWWHKAAGIVRAKKAMRFGFITTNSISQAFNRRIIALHLDAGLSVTFAIPDHPWVDSADGAAVRIALTVGSAGHELGEIQTVTHEKEGADVERDVTLSSQWGQINADLTVGADVATAIALKGNSNLCNQGVKLHGKGFIVPLEETAKLGLGIVPNLNRHLRPFRNGQDLVGTCRNSMVLDFFGLSENEVFDQFPAAYQWLAERVKPERTAAADRTKDAAAYAKFWWIFGKPRELMRQSFQGIRRYIATVRVAKHRIFSFLNSEILPESRVMAIALDDAYYLGILSSRIHTVWSLAAGASHGVGNDPTYNNTLCFNPFPFPNCAPEQRQRIRDLAERLDAHRKARQAEHPDLTLTGMYNALERLRSGQPFTPAEKKAHEQALGTVLLTLHNELDAAVADAYGWPADLSDSEILSQLVDLNTIRAAEEKQGLIRWLRPEYQAPGSAREEKSPTLPLDTMPGQTSKQKTAEPIPWPKDETGRIAILLKTLRSLGREATTNEIAAGIKGASAAKIERVAQSLAVHGLIRKGEKGYLG from the coding sequence ATGGCGGATATCGCGGAATTCATCGCCCGTTGGAGCAATTCCCACGGCTCGGAACGAGGGAATAGTCAGCGTTTCTTGACGGAATTCATTTCCGTTCTCGAACTGCCGCCGATGCCCACGCACGCGGATAACGTTCCCGGTTACGAATTCGAGCATTCCGTTCCGTACAAGGACGATGAAAACAAAACCCATGACCTCCGCATTGATCTCTACAAGCGCGGCTGCTTTGTCCTCGAATCCAAACAGGGCATAGAGGTCCGCGAAAAAACGCCCCTGGAACACATCGTCGCCCGGCCCGCCAAGGCGGGAACCAAGCGCGGCACATCGGCCTGGGACCGCCTCATGGACCGCGCGTTTCACCAGGCGGAAGACTATGTGCGCCGCCTCCCCGCCACCGAGGGCCGCCCGCCGTTCATCATCGTCATCGACGTCGGTTTTTCTTTCGATATCTACGCGGAATTTTCACGCACCGGCGGCCTTTACGCGCCCTACCCCGCTCCCGGTAAACATCGCTTCTCCCTCGCGGACCTCGCCAAGCCCGAAGTGGCGGCCATGTTCAAGGCCATTTGGGATGATCCTCTTTCTCTGGACCCGTCCCGACGCTCGGCCAAGGTTACGCGCGAAATCGCCGCGCATTTGGCGGAACTGGCGAAATCCCTTGAGGGCGACCACGCGCCCGATGACGTGTCCGCGTTCCTCATGCGCTGTCTGTTCACCATGTTTGCCGAAGACGTTGGGCTTTTGCCTGAAAAGTGTTTCCAGAAGATTCTTGAAAACGGTCTCAGCAAGCCCGAAGGATTCGCGCCCACGGCCCAGGATCTTTGGCACGCGATGAATATTGGCGGCTGGTCCGTCGCCATTCAGGACAAACTTTTGCGCTTCAATGGCGGCATCTTCGCCGATCCCTTGGCCCTGCCCCTAAGCCGCATTCAAATTGAAGTGCTGCTCAAGGCAGCCAAGGCCGATTGGCGGGAAGTGGAGCCCGCCATTTTCGGCACCTTGCTGGAACGGGCCCTTGATCCGCACGAACGGCACAAGCTCGGAGCGCATTTCACGCCCCGCGCCTACGTCGAACGCCTGGTTGCCCCGACGCTCATCACGCCCCTGCGGGAGGAATGGCGAAGCGTCCAGGCTGCGGCCGCCATGGCCGCCGAAGACGGCGACACGGGCAAGGCCTTGAAAATCGTGACCGCCTTTCAGAAAAAGCTCTGCCTGCTGCGCATTCTGGACCCGGCCTGCGGCACGGGCAACTTCCTTTATGTTTCGTTCGAACTCCTCAAGCGTCTTGAAGCGGAGGTGATCCAGGAAGAGGCCCGTTATGGCGCCCAGGGTCGCTTGCTCATGGAAGGGGCGCATGTGGACCCGCACCAGTTCCTTGGCCTTGAACTCAACTCCAGGGCCGCGCGAATCGCGGAAATGGTCTTGTGGATAGGGTATCTGCAATGGCATTTTCGCACCCATGGGCACACGCCGCCTTCCGAGCCGATCATCCGCGCCTTTCGCAACATTGAATCCCGCGACGCGATCCTCGCCTTTGATAGCTGGGAGTATCGCGCTGACAAGAACGGAAAGCCTGAAATGCGCTGGGATGGCCGCAGCACCAAAACCGATCCGGTCACGGGCCGCGAAATACCGGACCCGGAAAAGACCCTTCCGGACATGGTGTTCAAAAATCCGAGACCGGCATCGTGGCCGGAGGCGGACTTCATTCTGGGCAATCCTCCGTTCTTGGGCGGAAGCTCCAAGCGCGGAATTCTTGGACAGGGATATTTTGAAGCCTTGGCCAAAGCATACCCGGAACTGCCGGAATCCTGCGATCTGGTCATGTACTGGTGGCACAAGGCCGCCGGGATTGTCAGAGCGAAAAAGGCGATGCGCTTCGGCTTCATCACCACCAACAGCATTTCCCAAGCCTTCAACCGCCGAATAATCGCCCTGCACCTGGATGCGGGACTGTCCGTGACCTTCGCCATTCCGGATCATCCTTGGGTGGACAGCGCCGATGGTGCAGCCGTGCGTATCGCGCTGACCGTTGGGTCCGCCGGTCACGAATTGGGCGAAATCCAGACTGTTACGCATGAAAAAGAAGGGGCGGACGTTGAAAGGGATGTCACGTTGTCCAGTCAATGGGGCCAGATCAACGCGGATTTGACTGTGGGGGCGGATGTCGCAACAGCCATAGCCCTTAAAGGTAACAGCAATCTATGCAATCAAGGAGTAAAACTGCATGGAAAAGGTTTTATTGTGCCACTTGAGGAAACGGCAAAATTGGGTTTAGGCATTGTACCCAATTTAAACCGACATTTGAGACCGTTTCGCAATGGGCAAGATTTAGTCGGAACTTGTCGAAATTCAATGGTACTAGATTTTTTTGGGCTATCAGAAAATGAGGTATTCGACCAATTTCCTGCAGCTTACCAATGGCTTGCTGAACGAGTAAAGCCAGAAAGAACTGCAGCAGCGGATAGGACAAAAGACGCAGCTGCCTACGCAAAATTTTGGTGGATTTTTGGAAAACCGAGAGAACTCATGAGGCAATCCTTTCAAGGAATACGCCGATATATCGCCACTGTTCGCGTAGCAAAACACCGCATTTTTAGCTTTCTTAATTCCGAAATTCTTCCTGAAAGCCGAGTTATGGCGATTGCTCTTGATGACGCCTATTACCTTGGCATTCTTTCAAGCCGCATACACACAGTTTGGTCTTTGGCCGCCGGTGCATCACACGGAGTTGGCAACGACCCAACATATAATAATACTCTTTGCTTCAATCCATTTCCATTCCCCAACTGTGCGCCAGAGCAACGGCAACGTATCCGTGACCTGGCCGAACGTCTCGACGCCCACCGCAAGGCCAGGCAAGCCGAACACCCAGACCTGACCCTGACCGGCATGTACAACGCCCTGGAACGCCTCCGCTCCGGTCAACCGTTCACGCCTGCGGAAAAAAAGGCGCACGAGCAGGCCTTGGGCACCGTGCTCCTCACCCTGCACAACGAACTCGACGCCGCCGTTGCCGATGCCTACGGCTGGCCTGCCGATCTTTCCGACTCCGAAATATTGTCCCAACTGGTGGACTTGAACACGATCCGCGCCGCCGAAGAAAAACAAGGTTTGATCCGGTGGTTGCGGCCCGAGTACCAGGCTCCGGGAAGCGCCCGTGAAGAGAAATCGCCCACCCTTCCGCTGGACACCATGCCAGGGCAAACATCCAAGCAAAAAACCGCCGAGCCGATACCCTGGCCCAAGGACGAAACTGGCCGGATTGCGATACTCTTGAAAACACTCCGCTCACTCGGCCGCGAGGCCACCACGAATGAAATCGCGGCCGGGATCAAAGGCGCATCCGCCGCAAAAATTGAACGCGTCGCCCAGAGCCTTGCTGTGCACGGCCTGATCCGAAAAGGTGAAAAGGGGTATTTGGGCTGA
- a CDS encoding YhcG family protein, with translation MKPTDTRRMTDMAKPGDYPHLLSEIKERIRSAQYEALKAVNKELVGLYWDIGRMIVERQADAEHGASIADQLSQDLRSEFPGISGFSRRNVFYMREFYLLYRDDEGVQPLVAQIGWSHNLVILQRCKDHLEREFYIRMTRKFGWSKNVLIHQIDNQSYEKSLLGQTNFDQTLTPELRAQAKLAVKDEYTFDFLELGEEHSERVLERALIARIEDFLRAMGGMFAFMGSQYRLEVDGKEFFIDLLLFHRRLRCLVAIELKVGEFLPEFVGKMQFYLTALDRQIRQEDENPSIGIILCKEKSRTIVEYALHDAQKPIGVATYEITKTLPKALKGQLPSPKDIAHLLEDL, from the coding sequence ATGAAACCGACTGACACCCGCCGAATGACGGATATGGCAAAACCGGGCGATTATCCGCACCTGCTTTCCGAGATCAAGGAGCGCATCCGCTCTGCCCAATACGAAGCCCTCAAGGCGGTCAACAAGGAGTTGGTCGGTCTGTACTGGGATATCGGCCGGATGATTGTGGAACGGCAGGCGGACGCCGAACACGGCGCGTCCATCGCAGACCAGCTATCCCAGGATCTGCGATCCGAGTTCCCCGGCATCAGCGGGTTTTCCCGGCGCAACGTCTTTTACATGCGTGAGTTTTACCTGCTCTACCGCGATGACGAGGGAGTGCAACCACTGGTTGCACAAATCGGCTGGAGCCACAATCTGGTCATCCTTCAGCGCTGCAAGGATCATCTGGAACGGGAGTTCTACATTCGCATGACCCGCAAGTTCGGCTGGTCCAAGAATGTCCTCATTCACCAGATCGACAACCAGAGCTACGAAAAATCCCTTTTAGGTCAGACCAATTTCGACCAGACGCTCACACCGGAACTTCGCGCCCAGGCCAAGTTGGCGGTGAAGGACGAATACACCTTCGATTTTCTGGAACTGGGCGAGGAACACAGCGAGCGGGTGTTGGAGCGCGCGCTCATCGCCAGGATCGAGGATTTCCTCCGGGCCATGGGCGGCATGTTCGCCTTCATGGGCAGCCAATACCGGCTGGAGGTGGACGGCAAAGAGTTTTTCATCGACCTCTTGCTGTTTCACCGCCGTCTGCGCTGTCTTGTCGCCATTGAATTGAAAGTCGGCGAGTTCCTGCCGGAATTCGTCGGCAAAATGCAATTTTACCTGACGGCTCTGGACCGGCAGATCCGCCAGGAGGACGAGAACCCCTCCATCGGCATCATTCTGTGCAAGGAGAAAAGCCGCACGATTGTGGAATACGCCCTGCACGACGCCCAGAAGCCCATCGGCGTGGCCACCTATGAAATCACCAAGACCCTGCCCAAGGCGCTCAAGGGCCAACTGCCGTCGCCGAAGGATATCGCCCATTTGCTGGAAGACCTTTGA
- a CDS encoding Fic family protein, which produces MSQKSSYQPPYIITPEILNRVAAISEAVGRLTVLTDQARALRLRRINRIRTIHGSLAIEGNSLSEAQITAILEGKHVIAPPREVQEVKNALSAYDRFETWKPETEKNLLEAHRILMSGLIDEAGIYRRGGVGVMAGQQVIHMAPPADRLPQLMADLFNWLVATDAHPLIASSVFHYEFEFIHPFADGNGRMGRLWQSLILARWNPLFADIPVESLIFEHQAEYYHAIQESTRQTNSAPFIAFMLRMILDTVTVSTPQVSPQVSPQVGELLAAMQNEMGREALQFTLGLSDRKSFRERYLKPALADSLIEMTIPDKPNSRLQKYRLTDKGRQWLVQQRDK; this is translated from the coding sequence ATGAGCCAAAAATCATCCTATCAGCCGCCCTACATCATCACCCCGGAGATCCTGAACAGGGTAGCCGCCATCAGCGAGGCCGTCGGGCGGTTGACCGTGCTCACCGACCAGGCAAGAGCCCTGCGTCTGCGGCGTATCAACCGCATCCGCACCATTCATGGCTCGCTAGCCATCGAGGGCAACAGCTTAAGCGAAGCGCAGATCACCGCGATTCTGGAGGGCAAGCATGTCATCGCCCCGCCCCGCGAGGTGCAGGAAGTGAAAAACGCCCTGTCCGCCTACGACCGCTTCGAAACCTGGAAGCCCGAGACGGAAAAGAACTTGCTGGAAGCGCACCGGATTTTGATGTCCGGCTTGATTGATGAGGCGGGAATCTACCGGCGTGGCGGCGTGGGGGTTATGGCGGGCCAGCAGGTGATTCACATGGCCCCGCCCGCCGATAGGTTGCCGCAACTCATGGCCGACCTATTCAATTGGCTCGTCGCCACCGACGCGCACCCGCTGATTGCCAGCTCGGTCTTTCACTACGAATTCGAATTCATCCACCCTTTCGCCGACGGCAACGGTCGCATGGGGCGGCTGTGGCAGAGCCTGATTCTGGCCCGCTGGAATCCACTGTTCGCCGACATCCCGGTGGAAAGCCTGATCTTCGAACACCAGGCCGAGTACTACCACGCTATTCAGGAGAGCACCCGACAGACCAACTCCGCGCCATTCATCGCCTTCATGCTGCGGATGATTCTGGATACCGTGACCGTCTCCACCCCCCAAGTCAGCCCTCAAGTCAGCCCCCAAGTCGGCGAACTGCTGGCAGCGATGCAGAACGAGATGGGCCGCGAGGCGCTCCAATTCACTCTGGGCCTCTCGGACCGCAAATCCTTCCGCGAACGCTACCTCAAACCGGCCCTGGCCGACAGCCTGATCGAGATGACCATCCCCGACAAACCCAACAGTCGCCTGCAGAAATACCGCCTGACCGACAAGGGCCGCCAGTGGCTGGTGCAACAAAGGGACAAGTAA
- a CDS encoding DUF3375 domain-containing protein, whose translation MALDYATLELLRQNHPAWRLLCAHHAPLVAGFLHRVFITPNVRNLFQAELVEALEDELFVLREQLGAEAFPGTAQGYLNDWAENDKGWLRKFYPAGTDEPHFDLTPATEKALAWLAGLTERAFVGTESRLLTLFELLRQMSEGSQTDPQVRIAELHKRRSDIDTEIGRILAGEIPLLDDTALKDRFQQFLQLARELLTDFREVEHNFRMLDRRVRERIALWEGAKGKLLEEIMGERDAIADSDQGKSFRAFWDFLMSQSRQEELSRLLEQVLSLPPILAMLPETRLQRVHYDWLEAGEHTQRMVAKLSEQLRRFLDDKAWLENRRIMDILHSIENHALELREELPSGDFMPLPETSATVELPLERPLYRPPLKPLIAEMVLGEGDADVDTAALYAQVVVDRAELTRNIRQELQEQSQISLAEVMYRHPLRHGLAEVVAYLQLAGEWPKTAVDEEVQEQVSWQLETGIMRQATFPRIILVRS comes from the coding sequence ATGGCACTGGACTACGCCACATTAGAACTGCTCCGCCAGAATCACCCGGCCTGGCGACTGCTGTGCGCCCATCACGCACCGTTGGTTGCCGGATTTCTGCACCGGGTGTTCATCACGCCCAATGTACGCAATCTGTTTCAGGCAGAACTGGTCGAGGCGTTGGAAGACGAACTCTTCGTTTTACGCGAGCAACTTGGAGCCGAGGCTTTTCCCGGAACCGCGCAAGGCTATCTCAACGACTGGGCCGAAAACGACAAGGGATGGCTGAGAAAATTCTACCCGGCGGGGACGGACGAGCCGCACTTTGACCTGACTCCAGCGACGGAAAAAGCTCTGGCCTGGCTGGCAGGGCTGACCGAACGCGCTTTTGTCGGCACGGAATCCCGGCTGCTTACCCTGTTCGAGCTGCTTCGACAGATGAGCGAAGGGAGCCAGACCGATCCGCAAGTACGAATCGCCGAGCTGCACAAACGCCGCAGCGATATCGACACAGAAATCGGTCGCATTCTCGCGGGCGAAATTCCTCTTCTGGATGACACCGCCCTGAAGGACCGTTTTCAACAGTTTCTGCAGCTGGCGAGGGAACTATTGACCGACTTTCGCGAGGTGGAGCACAATTTTCGCATGTTGGACCGGAGGGTTCGCGAACGCATTGCCCTATGGGAGGGTGCCAAGGGCAAGCTTCTCGAAGAGATCATGGGGGAGCGAGATGCCATTGCCGATTCCGACCAGGGGAAGAGTTTTCGCGCCTTCTGGGATTTCCTCATGTCCCAGTCCCGACAGGAAGAGTTGAGCCGCCTGCTGGAGCAGGTTCTATCTCTTCCACCGATCCTGGCCATGCTTCCCGAAACCCGCCTGCAGCGCGTGCATTACGATTGGCTGGAGGCAGGAGAACACACTCAAAGAATGGTGGCCAAACTCTCCGAACAACTGCGTAGGTTTCTCGATGATAAGGCCTGGCTGGAGAATCGCCGCATCATGGACATCCTGCACAGCATCGAAAACCACGCACTGGAGTTGCGCGAAGAACTTCCGTCGGGGGATTTCATGCCCTTGCCCGAGACCTCCGCAACGGTCGAACTCCCCCTGGAGCGGCCTCTCTACCGGCCACCGCTCAAACCCCTTATTGCCGAAATGGTCTTGGGCGAAGGTGATGCGGATGTGGATACGGCGGCTCTCTACGCCCAGGTGGTGGTTGACCGGGCCGAGTTGACCAGAAATATCCGTCAGGAACTCCAGGAGCAAAGCCAGATAAGCCTGGCCGAGGTGATGTATCGCCATCCGCTGCGTCATGGACTGGCTGAAGTGGTCGCCTATCTGCAATTGGCCGGGGAATGGCCCAAAACCGCCGTGGACGAGGAGGTGCAGGAGCAGGTCAGCTGGCAATTGGAAACCGGCATCATGCGCCAGGCTACCTTCCCGCGCATTATTTTAGTGAGGAGCTGA
- a CDS encoding DUF4194 domain-containing protein, whose protein sequence is MMNANNANLDHSSNPTHELSSVVVPLLKGVLYQEENPALWGSLLHLQASVRDYFAVLGLELMLDEAEGYAFLRSRQDDDENDQSVIPRLVARRQLSYPVSLLLALLRKKLAEFDAGGGDTRLILSRDEVVELIRIFLPAGSNEVKLIDQVDATLNKIAELGFIRRLRGQGQMIEVRRIIKAFVDAQWLANFDERLAAYRQQLAGTMEGGEDG, encoded by the coding sequence ATGATGAATGCAAACAACGCCAACCTCGATCATTCGTCCAACCCGACCCACGAACTCTCTTCAGTTGTGGTGCCTTTGCTCAAGGGTGTGCTCTATCAGGAGGAGAATCCGGCATTGTGGGGCTCTCTATTGCACCTCCAGGCGAGTGTTCGGGATTACTTCGCAGTACTCGGTCTGGAGTTAATGCTCGATGAGGCCGAGGGCTACGCTTTTTTGCGTTCCCGGCAGGATGACGATGAGAACGACCAATCGGTCATTCCACGTTTGGTTGCCCGCAGACAGCTCTCGTATCCCGTCAGTCTGCTGCTCGCGCTCTTGCGGAAAAAGCTGGCTGAGTTTGATGCCGGTGGCGGCGACACGCGCCTGATCCTTTCCCGTGATGAGGTCGTGGAGTTGATTCGGATTTTTCTTCCTGCGGGCAGCAACGAGGTGAAGCTCATCGATCAGGTCGATGCCACCCTGAACAAGATTGCCGAGCTGGGCTTTATCCGACGGTTACGCGGCCAGGGTCAGATGATCGAAGTGAGGCGGATTATAAAGGCCTTCGTCGATGCACAGTGGCTTGCCAATTTTGACGAACGACTGGCAGCATATCGACAACAACTTGCTGGGACCATGGAAGGCGGAGAAGATGGCTGA